Proteins encoded in a region of the Sugiyamaella lignohabitans strain CBS 10342 chromosome B, complete sequence genome:
- the SLH1 gene encoding Slh1p (Putative RNA helicase related to Ski2p; involved in translation inhibition of non-poly(A) mRNAs; required for repressing propagation of dsRNA viruses; GO_component: GO:0005737 - cytoplasm [Evidence IEA,IEA]; GO_component: GO:0005737 - cytoplasm [Evidence IDA] [PMID 14562095]; GO_component: GO:0042788 - polysomal ribosome [Evidence IDA] [PMID 21076151]; GO_function: GO:0005524 - ATP binding [Evidence IEA,IEA]; GO_function: GO:0008026 - ATP-dependent helicase activity [Evidence IEA]; GO_function: GO:0003724 - RNA helicase activity [Evidence ISS] [PMID 9133744]; GO_function: GO:0004386 - helicase activity [Evidence IEA,IEA]; GO_function: GO:0016787 - hydrolase activity [Evidence IEA]; GO_function: GO:0003729 - mRNA binding [Evidence IDA] [PMID 23222640]; GO_function: GO:0003676 - nucleic acid binding [Evidence IEA]; GO_function: GO:0017111 - nucleoside-triphosphatase activity [Evidence IEA]; GO_function: GO:0000166 - nucleotide binding [Evidence IEA,IEA]; GO_process: GO:0006200 - ATP catabolic process [Evidence IEA]; GO_process: GO:0002181 - cytoplasmic translation [Evidence IGI] [PMID 21076151]; GO_process: GO:0051607 - defense response to virus [Evidence IEA]; GO_process: GO:0006417 - regulation of translation [Evidence IEA]; GO_process: GO:0006417 - regulation of translation [Evidence IGI,IMP] [PMID 10922069]; GO_process: GO:0006417 - regulation of translation [Evidence IGI,IMP] [PMID 11438647]), translating into MGTTRTQEEFYEEVIIPYPKKKTVIRDSDLVAIKDLDPLCQGTFSRYKTLNRMQSLVYPVGYNTNENMLVCAPTGAGKTDVALLTMLNTILHHSTYDEESGVYDIQYDDFKIVYVAPLKALAAEVVEKMGNRLAWLGVNVRELTGDMQLTRAEIAATQVIVTTPEKWDVVSRKSTGDNELVTKVKLLIIDEVHLLHEDRGAVIESLVARTLRQVESTQSMIRIVGLSATLPNFIDVAEFLRVNLQQGLFYFDASFRPVPLKQQFVGVKGKAGSKQAQENIDKVAYDKLIENLQQGHQVMVFVHSRKDTVKTSRTFMNMAQANGDMDLFDSSEVDGYDGFKREMSKHKNKDMKELFDRGFGVHHAGMLRAERNMTEKLFMNGAIKVLCCTATLAWGVNLPAAVVIVKGTQIYDAKQGGFVDLGISDVIQIFGRAGRPQFEKYGTGILCTSLDRLDHYLSAITQQHPIESRLQPKLADNLNAEISLGTVTNVDEGVQWLGYTYLFVRMRKNPLAYGLVWNDVVDDPLLGARRRALVVEAARRLHSIQMIIFDEGKTDSFLAKDLGRIASDFYLLNNSVEVFNTLLKPLATEADIFAMISMSGEFDGIKAREEESKELTKLREESSPCQIGSALDSPEGKTNVLLQAFISKATIQDSALSSDANYVAQNATRIARALFLICVNRRWGHLARVLLSLCKSVDRRLWSFEHPLAQFNELPMQIIRNLEAKNPSVLSLKEMETREIGELVRNTHQGNNVARLADRFPLLEVSNAEIQPITAKVLRVHVELEPDFKWDPKYHGKTQFFWVWIEEDSEKFEILHNEKVILSKGSMDSPHVLDFTIPISEPLPDQLIVRVMSDSWAGSETSVAVSFKHLIRPETQPIQTKLLKLRPLPVTALKNDLLESMYRQKFEYFNPMQTMAFNTLYHKDTSVLLGSPTGSGKTVACELAIWAAFKKFPGSKVVYIAPMKALVKERVGDWSRGICRQAGIKLVELTGDTNPDADSIRKADIIITTPEKFDGISRNWQTRKFVQQVSLIIMDEIHLLASDRGPILEMIVSRMNFIADKTKRKVRLLGMSTAVANAQDMASWLGVDDGSGLFNFSQSVRPVPLQMYIDGFPDNMGFCPLMKTMNKPAFLAIKRHSPTKPVLIFVASRRQTRITAQDLIQMCGMEENPRRFLKMTEDELATVLEEVTDETLKLSLQFGIALHHAGLIDSDRRISHELFATNKVQILVATSTLAWGVNLPAYLVIIKGTQFFDAKIDTYRDMDLTDVLQMMGRAGRPAFDTSGVAIVYTKESTKSFYKYFLNSGFPVESSLHKVLEDHLGAEISAGTISSKQQALDFLTWTFLYRRIHSNPTYYKIKGQESEEINDWAVELVNKTIANLADSGCAVEQEDCTVLATKFLRISSFYYMSHKTMKKFLENIKPSMSLRDCLLILAKATEYDELAIRHNEDLINEELSKKVRFHGEDVGLRMVDPHVKAYLLVQAHMSRIELPIEDYVQDTVAVLDQSLRILQAAVDTCAELGYLNSCLEFISLMRCIKQAYWDTTDPVTALPGLRLRDSAGDYDDRRPRLQDIAGNADEAAKQLHVAWKKQKEFKRVVSNLPILTINAHLEKSQVKVSLKHTHQVKAKKVYAPHFHKPQSESWFVILASGERELISLQRCSPGNSIANLTIEVPVQKSNLSLLIQNDALDISYTIPLGR; encoded by the coding sequence ATGGGTACAACACGTACTCAGGAAGAGTTTTATGAGGAAGTTATCATTCCTTATCCTAAAAAGAAGACAGTTATTCGGGATTCGGATCTTGTTGCTATTAAGGATTTAGACCCTCTGTGCCAAGGTACGTTTAGTCGGTATAAGACGCTCAATCGCATGCAATCACTGGTTTACCCAGTGGGATACAATACCAATGAGAATATGCTGGTTTGTGCTCCTACAGGTGCTGGTAAGACAGATGTTGCTTTACTTACAATGCTGAACACCATTCTGCACCATAGTACTTATGATGAGGAGAGTGGTGTTTATGATATCCAGTATGACGATTTTAAGATCGTCTACGTCGCTCCTTTAAAAGCCCTGGCTGCTGAAGTGGTTGAAAAAATGGGTAATCGTTTAGCATGGCTCGGAGTTAATGTGCGCGAGTTGACTGGTGATATGCAACTCACCAGAGCCGAGATAGCTGCCACTCAAGTCATCGTGACTACACCTGAAAAATGGGATGTGGTTTCACGTAAATCTACTGGCGATAATGAACTGGTTACAAAGGTCAAGCTGCTGATTATTGATGAGGTACATCTTTTGCATGAAGATAGAGGTGCTGTAATCGAGTCTTTGGTAGCAAGAACGCTAAGACAAGTCGAAAGTACTCAGTCCATGATTCGTATTGTAGGTTTGTCTGCTACTCTGCCTAACTTTATCGATGTTGCTGAGTTTCTAAGAGTAAATTTGCAACAGGGactgttttattttgatgCATCTTTCAGACCTGTTCCGTTGAAACAGCAGTTTGTAGGTGTTAAGGGTAAAGCAGGAAGTAAGCAGGCCCAAGAGAATATTGATAAAGTGGCATATGATAAGCTCATTGAGAATCTACAGCAAGGGCACCAAGTAATGGTGTTTGTTCATTCACGAAAAGATACTGTAAAAACTTCACGAACATTTATGAATATGGCCCAGGCAAATGGAGATATGGACCTATTTGATTCTTCCGAGGTCGATGGTTACGACGGATTCAAGCGGGAAATGAGCAAGCATAAGAACAAGGATATGAAAGAGTTGTTTGATCGTGGATTCGGTGTCCATCATGCTGGTATGTTACGAGCAGAACGCAATATGACTGAAAAGCTTTTCATGAACGGAGCTATCAAGGTTCTATGTTGTACAGCCACTCTTGCCTGGGGTGTTAACTTGCCAGCCGCCGTTGTTATCGTTAAAGGTACCCAAATCTACGATGCCAAACAGGgtggttttgttgatttgggAATATCTGACGTAATTCAGATTTTTGGTCGTGCTGGTAGACCCCAATTTGAGAAATATGGTACTGGTATTCTTTGTACCTCGTTGGACAGGCTCGACCATTATCTTTCGGCCATTACCCAACAACATCCAATTGAGTCAAGACTACAACCAAAACTTGCCGATAACTTGAATGCTGAAATCTCACTTGGTACAGTAACAAACGTTGATGAGGGTGTCCAGTGGCTCGGATACActtatttgtttgttcgTATGAGGAAGAATCCATTAGCGTACGGATTGGTATGGAATGATGTGGTGGACGACCCATTGTTAGGTGCCCGCAGAAGAGCTTTAGTTGTCGAGGCTGCTAGAAGACTTCATTCTATTCAGATGATTATTTTCGACGAGGGCAAAACAGACTCATTTTTAGCAAAAGATCTTGGTCGAATTGCATCTGActtttatcttttgaataACAGTGTGGAGGTGTTCAATACACTGTTAAAACCGCTAGCCACAGAGGCTGATATTTTTGCTATGATTAGTATGAGTGGCGAATTCGACGGTATCAAGGCAAGAGAAGAGGAATCTAAAGAGCTGACCAAGCTGAGAGAAGAGTCTTCTCCTTGTCAGATTGGTAGTGCCCTTGACAGTCCCGAGGGAAAGACGAATGTACTTTTACAAGCATTTATTTCAAAAGCTACTATCCAAGACTCTGCTCTTTCATCAGATGCAAACTATGTTGCACAGAATGCTACTCGTATTGCTAGAGCGCTATTCTTGATATGTGTGAACAGACGATGGGGTCATTTAGCAAGAGTTCTTTTGTCGCTGTGTAAGTCTGTCGATCGCAGACTGTGGTCGTTTGAGCATCCACTGGCTCAGTTTAATGAGCTGCCAATGCAGATTATCAGGAATCTCGAGGCTAAAAACCCGTCTGTTCTCAGTTTAAAAGAAATGGAAACGAGAGAGATCGGTGAATTGGTTCGCAATACCCATCAGGGAAACAATGTAGCGAGACTGGCTGACAGGTTTCCACTGCTGGAAGTCAGTAATGCAGAAATCCAGCCCATTACTGCCAAAGTATTGCGTGTACACGTAGAACTCGAGCCTGATTTCAAGTGGGATCCGAAATATCATGGTAAAACACAATTTTTCTGGGTGTGGATAGAGGAGGATTCCGAGAAGTTTGAGATTCTTCACAATGAAAAGGTAATCTTATCAAAAGGATCAATGGACTCTCCTCATGTGCTTGATTTCACCATTCCAATTTCAGAGCCACTTCCAGATCAGCTTATCGTGCGGGTCATGTCAGACAGCTGGGCAGGGTCTGAAACGAGCGTTGCTGTCTCTTTTAAACATCTGATCCGACCTGAGACTCAGCCTATTCAGACCAAACTCCTGAAGTTGAGACCATTACCGGTCACTGCGTTGAAGAACGATCTTTTGGAGTCCATGTATCGACAAAAATTCGAGTATTTTAACCCTATGCAAACCATGGCTTTCAATACCTTGTACCACAAGGACACCAGTGTATTGCTTGGTTCCCCTACTGGTTCGGGTAAAACCGTTGCCTGTGAACTGGCAATCTGGGCAGCGTTTAAAAAGTTTCCTGGATCTAAAGTGGTTTATATTGCTCCCATGAAGGCTCTTGTGAAGGAAAGAGTGGGTGATTGGTCTAGAGGTATCTGTCGACAGGCTGGCATTAAATTAGTAGAGTTGACTGGTGATACTAATCCTGACGCAGACAGTATCCGCAAAGCagatatcatcatcaccacaCCAGAAAAATTTGACGGTATTAGTAGAAATTGGCAGACTAGAAAATTTGTGCAACAAGTTTCGCTGATTATTATGGATGAGATCCATTTGCTTGCTAGTGATCGTGGTCCTATTTTGGAGATGATTGTAAGTCGTATGAACTTTATCGCTGACAAGACTAAGAGAAAAGTTAGGCTTTTGGGTATGTCTACCGCTGTGGCCAATGCCCAAGATATGGCCAGCTGGCTGGGTGTCGACGATGGTAGTGGATTGTTTAACTTTTCTCAATCTGTCCGTCCTGTGCCTCTACAAATGTATATTGATGGGTTCCCTGATAATATGGGATTCTGTCCGTTGATGAAGACTATGAACAAACCTGCGTTCCTAGCAATCAAACGTCACTCACCTACTAAACCGGTCCTGATTTTTGTTGCCTCTCGTAGACAAACAAGAATTACGGCTCAAGATCTTATTCAAATGTGTGGTATGGAAGAGAACCCTAGAAGGTTTTTAAAGATGACAGAGGATGAACTTGCTACGGTTTTGGAAGAAGTTACTGATGAGACATTAAAGTTATCTTTACAATTCGGAATTGCACTGCACCATGCTGGTCTGATTGATAGTGACAGAAGAATCAGTCATGAGCTATTTGCTACCAACAAGGTGCAAATCTTGGTGGCTACAAGTACCTTGGCCTGGGGTGTGAATCTTCCTGCTTACCTGGTAATTATCAAGGGTACTCAATTCTTTGATGCCAAGATTGACACATATCGGGACATGGATCTGACGGATGTATTGCAAATGATGGGAAGAGCTGGGCGTCCAGCGTTTGATACCAGCGGTGTGGCCATAGTCTATACTAAGGAGTCGACAAAATCGTTCtacaaatattttttgaacaGTGGATTTCCAGTGGAGTCGTCGTTACATAAGGTTTTAGAGGATCACTTGGGAGCTGAAATTAGTGCTGGCACTATTTCCAGTAAACAGCAAGCACTAGATTTCCTCACTTGGACATTTTTGTATCGTCGCATTCACAGTAATCCAACTTATTATAAAATCAAGGGCCAAGAGTCAGAGGAAATAAATGACTGGGCTGTTGAGTTGGTCAATAAGACCATAGCCAACTTGGCTGATTCTGGTTGTGCTGTGGAGCAAGAAGATTGTACTGTACTTGCAACAAAGTTTTTGAGAATCTCCAGTTTTTATTATATGTCTCACAAGACGATGAAAAAGTTCTTGGAAAATATCAAGCCATCGATGTCTCTACGCGACTGTCTTCTCATTCTTGCCAAGGCGACTGAATACGATGAGCTTGCTATTCGTCACAATGAAGATCTTATCAACGAAGAACTATCTAAGAAGGTTAGATTTCATGGAGAGGACGTGGGTCTGAGAATGGTAGACCCCCATGTTAAGGCGTACCTCCTGGTTCAGGCACATATGAGCAGAATAGAGCTTCCAATTGAAGATTACGTGCAAGATACTGTTGCAGTATTAGATCAGAGTTTACGTATTCTTCAGGcagctgttgatacttGTGCTGAGTTGGGATATTTGAATAGTTGTCTTGAGTTTATTTCGTTGATGCGTTGTATCAAGCAGGCGTATTGGGATACCACCGACCCAGTGACGGCGCTCCCAGGTCTTAGATTACGTGACTCTGCTGGGGACTATGACGACCGTCGTCCTCGTTTGCAAGATATTGCTGGAAatgctgatgaagctgctAAACAATTGCATGTTGCGtggaagaaacaaaaagaattcAAACGAGTTGTATCGAATTTACCGATATTGACCATCAATGCTCATCTTGAAAAGTCCCAAGTCAAGGTGTCTTTAAAACATACCCACCAGGTAAAAGCTAAGAAGGTTTATGCTCCTCACTTCCACAAACCACAATCAGAATCCTGGTTTGTGATTCTTGCAAGTGGTGAGCGTGAGCTGATCTCTCTCCAGAGATGCTCTCCTGGAAACTCCATCGCCAATCTTACCATTGAAGTACCAGTCCAAAAGTCGAATCTCAGTCTTTTAATTCAGAATGATGCTTTAGATATATCGTACACCATTCCTCTCGGAAGATAG
- the IRS4 gene encoding Irs4p (EH domain-containing protein; involved in regulating phosphatidylinositol 4,5-bisphosphate levels and autophagy; Irs4p and Tax4p bind and activate the PtdIns phosphatase Inp51p; Irs4p and Tax4p are involved in localizing Atg17p to the PAS; IRS4 has a paralog, TAX4, that arose from the whole genome duplication; GO_component: GO:0005739 - mitochondrion [Evidence IDA] [PMID 14576278]; GO_component: GO:0005739 - mitochondrion [Evidence IDA] [PMID 16823961]; GO_component: GO:0000407 - pre-autophagosomal structure [Evidence IDA] [PMID 18298591]; GO_function: GO:0005509 - calcium ion binding [Evidence IEA]; GO_function: GO:0003674 - molecular_function [Evidence ND]; GO_process: GO:0032258 - CVT pathway [Evidence IGI] [PMID 18298591]; GO_process: GO:0006914 - autophagy [Evidence IGI] [PMID 18298591]; GO_process: GO:0009267 - cellular response to starvation [Evidence IGI] [PMID 18298591]; GO_process: GO:0000183 - chromatin silencing at rDNA [Evidence IMP] [PMID 10082585]; GO_process: GO:0031505 - fungal-type cell wall organization [Evidence IGI] [PMID 15265867]; GO_process: GO:0048017 - inositol lipid-mediated signaling [Evidence IGI] [PMID 15265867]; GO_process: GO:0006629 - lipid metabolic process [Evidence IEA]) produces MPPAAESQTKYNGSSQEHQLAKYQAAINAAAASSVAATLAAGSASGPKFKQTGPNKSLRQRIKEQQKASHALVKSERDAVVNNKNSFISAAASAASASASAAAAAAKKNVDTAQASPKATSSNSRHSAPSSKTTSSNLRGTGGSSDINNKDSTAIEQVLAATSAPSTTANAVNTSTDSLNSQMNGSAKAALFAFNKTRQDPEDQNASTEASTAAAAATANSLMVLPAIEPTNSRQSTTSVSIADTDSLYNIADNTDNINTGSKHTNDETKPGTNSRISFRDRILSGFPSFNLTENEKHHTSSNTAVLDPTATANVAAAAAEAAAEEAHILPHSSIKGHGTNEPNKHHSAPNSGEINSHEDSHSTTIPSSAQTGFSLTRAAKEAAKKAGATNKPLSVTALPPSSDAGSIASTTPPPLPAGTTAGSALAAAMAARTTVVDMFEKIDNDVNTKQQRHTRKRKRLYQPAARWTRSTLPTATTMATTTTTTTSADTTHRAAKEYVAPAPQRPSASILAAANWMDNMKSDMSGSERSQSPDRGRKMTQSPVVSTRTSTSLSRPRTFHEEMSLSETLLLPYAWEKEYRNHSSDSIGTGKATRNSSSPTGSPVLPSPREPPRRTLSRSPNTYSGASTATVGSNGPIHPDYFSYKNFTPSSGGSSGSGYTVNSSTADSQGPHATRVSHSLGEGSNSNVSLSSTLRVPTLPRPATHTAGTLGLAPSKSPNTSGGSFFSRFSRKARPERPAPAPPTTNLKITMRKEHKHRNFNEDKPWKHHMDAVTLTDREKKRYEGIWATNKGVHLKYLYEPDESDEEEDDDEAEVKKENSDPESGIDHRASLDLDERNPAEDIHGIMVRDIWRRSRLPDSLLEQIWDLVDRHHDGTLDREGFLVGMWLVDQCLYGRKLPNTISDKIWSSVGRLNVKIRLHKKEIKKEDKKERKKKKKGE; encoded by the coding sequence ATGCCGCCAGCTGCAGAGTCGCAAACTAAGTATAATGGCTCTTCTCAGGAACATCAGTTGGCGAAGTATCAAGCCGCTATAaatgcagctgctgcttcatcggTTGCTGCAACTTTAGCTGCTGGTTCAGCCTCAGGGCCAAAGTTCAAACAGACGGGGCCAAATAAATCTCTTCGGCAGCGAATCAAAGAACAACAGAAAGCTTCACATGCCCTGGTTAAATCCGAGCGAGATGCCGTGGTCAATAATAAGAACTCTTTTATATCAGCGGCTGCTAGTGCAgcctctgcttctgcttctgctgccgctgctgctgcgaaAAAGAACGTGGACACTGCTCAAGCTTCTCCAAAGGCTACAAGTTCTAATTCAAGACATTCTGCGCCCAGTTCGAAGACAACTAGTAGTAATTTGAGGGGCACTGGTGGCTCAAGtgacatcaacaacaaggATTCTACCGCTATAGAACAGGTTTTGGCAGCTACTTCTGCGCCATCAACGACTGCAAATGCAGTCAATACATCGACAGATTCGTTAAATTCGCAAATGAATGGATCTGCTAAAGCGGCCCTTTTTGCATTCAATAAAACCCGTCAAGATCCTGAAGACCAGAATGCCAGTACAGAAGCATCGAcagcggctgctgctgcaactgCTAATTCCTTAATGGTGTTGCCTGCCATTGAACCCACTAATTCTAGGCAATCTACGACGTCTGTTTCAATAGCTGATACAGACTCCCTTTACAATATTGCTGATAACACCGACAACATTAATACCGGAAGCAAACATACTAATGATGAGACGAAACCAGGAACTAATTCTCGTATCAGTTTCCGAGATAGAATATTGAGTGGATTCCCATCTTTTAATTTAACGGAAAACGAGAAGCATCATACCAGTTCTAACACAGCGGTACTTGATCCCACTGCAACTGCCAATGTAGCAGCGGCTGCAGCTGAGGCTGCAGCTGAGGAAGCTCATATTCTTCCACATAGTTCAATAAAAGGTCACGGAACGAATGAACCTAATAAACACCATTCTGCCCCTAATTCAGGGGAGATAAACTCTCACGAAGATTCACATTCGACTACCATACCCTCATCAGCACAAACGGGATTCTCATTAACACGAGCGGCAAAAGAAGCCGCTAAGAAAGCTGGGGCGACAAATAAACCACTTTCTGTTACCGCACTCCCACCTTCTAGCGATGCCGGGTCTATTGCTTCAACCACACCTCCACCACTTCCTGCGGGAACCACAGCGGGTTCTGCActagctgctgctatggCTGCAAGAACTACTGTTGTAGATATGtttgaaaagattgataatgatgtCAATACTAAACAACAGAGGCATACcaggaagaggaagagatTATATcaaccagcagcaagatGGACCCGTTCGACCCTTCCGACTGCTACAACAATGGcaacgacgacgacgacaacAACATCGGCTGATACCACTCATAGGGCCGCTAAAGAATATGTGGCACCTGCTCCTCAGCGACCATCTGCATCTATactagcagctgctaacTGGATGGATAATATGAAAAGCGACATGAGTGGTTCCGAGCGATCTCAGAGTCCAGATAGAGGACGCAAAATGACCCAAAGTCCAGTGGTATCGACACGAACGTCAACCTCATTATCTCGGCCTAGGACATTCCACGAGGAAATGTCGCTGTCTGAAACATTATTGCTGCCATACGCCTGGGAAAAAGAATACAGAAATCATAGTTCCGATAGCATTGGTACCGGGAAAGCTACTAGGAATTCTAGTAGTCCGACTGGATCGCCCGTGCTCCCTTCGCCACGAGAACCGCCACGTCGTACCTTATCAAGGTCACCAAATACCTATAGTGGAGCGTCTACAGCCACCGTAGGTTCCAATGGACCAATCCATCCTGATTACTTCAGCTATAAAAACTTCACACCATCTTCAGGAGGCTCTAGTGGCAGCGGGTATACAGTCaactcatcaacagcagacTCGCAGGGACCTCATGCTACACGAGTATCACATTCTCTGGGAGAAGGATCTAATTCCAATGTATCTCTGTCTTCGACCCTTCGAGTTCCAACACTACCACGGCCCGCAACGCATACAGCAGGCACTCTAGGCTTAGCGCCATCTAAATCACCAAATACCTCAGGGGGCTCTTTTTTTAGTCGATTCTCGAGAAAAGCTCGTCCGGAGagaccagctccagcacctccaACTACCAACCTCAAAATCACAATGCGTAAGGAGCATAAACACAGAAATTTTAATGAAGACAAGCCATGGAAACATCATATGGACGCAGTGACTCTGACCGACCGAGAGAAAAAACGGTATGAAGGAATCTGGGCTACCAACAAGGGCGTTCATTTGAAATATCTTTATGAACCTGATGAaagtgatgaagaagaagatgatgacgaggcTGAGGTTAAAAAGGAAAATTCCGATCCTGAAAGTGGAATAGATCACAGAGCTTCTTTAGATCTTGATGAACGGAATCCAGCAGAGGATATCCATGGAATAATGGTTCGTGATATTTGGCGGAGAAGTCGATTGCCAGATTCACTTTTAGAACAAATCTGGGATCTAGTTGATAGACACCATGATGGTACACTAGATAGAGAAGGATTCCTTGTTGGAATGTGGCTCGTCGACCAATGCTTATATGGCCGCAAGCTTCCAAATACTATTAGTGACAAAATT